One part of the Bacillota bacterium genome encodes these proteins:
- a CDS encoding acetate kinase, giving the protein MKIMTLNCGSSSAKYMVYDWDAKEIMCKGIVERVTIGQSFCVHEVAGRDAVKVEHECPTHREAVHLILDLLVSPEHGVLKSVKEIDAVGHRVVHGGEKFAKSVIIDDEVLNTFKELQDLAPLHNPPNILGIEAAKSLLPDVPHMAVMDTAWHQTMQPPQYIYAIPYEWYEKYRVRRYGFHGTSLLYVSKRAAVLLGRDPFDVNLVCLHIGNGVSANAVKKGISFDTSMGFTPLEGLVMGTRAGDHDAALDFYIMQKEGLSPKEIDSILNKKSGIFGITGKYTDRRDVLEAMEKGDERARLAFEIESYRIRKYIGAYAAAMGGVDAIVWTAGVGEMAADIRARAMEGLEFMGIKFDPELNKLARTRNSESDISAPDSKVKIFVIPTDEELVFVEDVVALLENRYDVHTNFKYSFENPEYRNKMRDEEFVKQLQKNPDMIRARAKVPGRTPIKVTVNGQEMEI; this is encoded by the coding sequence ATGAAAATTATGACCTTGAACTGCGGGAGTTCCTCCGCAAAGTACATGGTCTATGACTGGGATGCGAAAGAGATCATGTGCAAGGGAATTGTAGAACGGGTAACGATCGGGCAATCGTTCTGCGTCCACGAAGTGGCAGGAAGGGACGCTGTAAAGGTCGAGCATGAGTGCCCTACACACAGAGAGGCCGTACACCTGATCCTCGACCTCTTAGTAAGTCCTGAACACGGTGTCCTGAAGAGCGTCAAAGAGATTGATGCGGTAGGTCACCGTGTAGTTCACGGGGGCGAAAAGTTTGCGAAATCCGTAATAATCGATGACGAGGTACTGAATACCTTTAAAGAACTGCAAGATCTGGCTCCCTTGCATAACCCCCCAAACATTCTTGGCATCGAAGCAGCAAAGAGCCTCCTGCCAGACGTCCCCCACATGGCAGTCATGGACACCGCCTGGCACCAGACCATGCAGCCGCCCCAGTACATTTACGCCATTCCTTACGAATGGTACGAAAAGTACCGGGTGCGCCGCTATGGCTTCCACGGCACCTCCCTCTTGTATGTTTCAAAGCGGGCAGCGGTCCTGCTTGGGAGAGACCCCTTTGATGTCAACCTGGTCTGCCTCCACATCGGCAACGGTGTAAGCGCAAACGCCGTCAAGAAAGGAATTTCCTTTGACACCAGCATGGGCTTCACCCCACTTGAAGGTCTCGTCATGGGCACGCGGGCCGGAGATCACGATGCCGCCCTCGATTTCTACATTATGCAGAAAGAAGGTCTTTCCCCGAAGGAAATTGACAGCATCCTGAACAAGAAGAGCGGCATCTTTGGCATCACCGGGAAGTACACCGACCGGCGCGACGTTCTCGAAGCCATGGAAAAAGGTGACGAGCGGGCAAGGCTTGCCTTCGAAATCGAAAGCTACAGGATCAGGAAATATATCGGTGCGTACGCAGCAGCAATGGGTGGGGTCGATGCCATCGTCTGGACAGCAGGAGTCGGGGAAATGGCAGCCGACATCCGGGCGCGTGCTATGGAAGGTTTAGAATTTATGGGCATTAAATTTGACCCTGAGTTAAACAAGCTGGCGCGGACGAGGAACTCTGAATCGGACATCTCGGCCCCGGATTCCAAGGTTAAGATCTTCGTCATCCCAACGGACGAGGAACTCGTCTTTGTGGAAGACGTGGTCGCCCTCCTGGAGAACCGTTACGATGTCCATACCAACTTCAAGTATTCCTTTGAGAACCCTGAATACAGGAACAAGATGCGGGATGAAGAATTCGTGAAGCAGCTCCAGAAGAATCCGGATATGATCAGGGCCAGGGCAAAGGTTCCGGGGCGCACTCCAATTAAAGTTACGGTCAACGGCCAGGAAATGGAGATCTGA
- a CDS encoding DUF177 domain-containing protein, producing MKIDVSELRKVKGRVEEFAGNLPGFTVDFQGAAIAVRGLKVLGKATNTGKEILVQGNVEARAELNCSLCLKPFLFDLKFPFTESFFRVGDAGLKKEEGLGRVYEGDTIDLTEVINEGLILSLPMKPLCKPGCRGLCAACGLDLNLGECNCEKQEGDPRLIVLGELLKKNAKNNQEV from the coding sequence GTGAAAATCGATGTCAGTGAGCTGCGCAAGGTAAAGGGGCGTGTGGAAGAATTTGCCGGAAATCTCCCCGGTTTCACCGTTGATTTTCAGGGTGCTGCCATTGCCGTACGCGGCCTTAAGGTTTTGGGGAAAGCAACCAATACAGGAAAAGAAATTTTGGTTCAGGGAAATGTAGAGGCAAGAGCAGAACTGAACTGCAGTCTTTGCCTGAAGCCGTTTTTATTCGACCTGAAATTTCCCTTTACGGAGTCTTTTTTCAGGGTAGGGGATGCAGGATTAAAAAAAGAGGAGGGGTTAGGAAGAGTTTACGAAGGAGATACAATTGATTTAACCGAAGTCATCAACGAAGGCCTGATTTTATCTCTTCCCATGAAGCCGCTTTGCAAACCAGGTTGCCGGGGATTGTGTGCGGCCTGCGGCCTGGATTTGAATCTCGGAGAGTGCAACTGCGAGAAGCAGGAGGGAGACCCCAGGCTGATTGTGCTGGGAGAGCTATTGAAAAAAAATGCAAAAAATAATCAGGAGGTTTAA
- the rpmF gene encoding 50S ribosomal protein L32, giving the protein MGVPKRRVSKARKNKRRAMWKISGPTVVLCPHCHEPKMAHRICPECGYYRGKAVLEK; this is encoded by the coding sequence ATGGGTGTACCGAAAAGAAGAGTATCAAAGGCCCGGAAAAATAAACGGAGGGCAATGTGGAAAATAAGCGGCCCTACGGTGGTCCTCTGTCCCCACTGTCATGAACCGAAAATGGCGCATCGCATCTGCCCTGAGTGCGGCTACTACCGGGGCAAGGCGGTCTTGGAAAAATAA
- the fapR gene encoding transcription factor FapR, protein MRKKRTQEKLERHQKLTTYLQENPFLTDEELADLLAVSVPTVRLDRLELGIPELRVRTKEVAERFYGKIRSLMTGELIGEPVEIQIGKRGVSVLEVRRDMVFAKTKILRGHYLFAQANSLAVALINAEVVLTGSARVRFLKPVYWKDKVTACAEVVTRKGNSYLVRVNSRVGKEDVLRSQFTVVAKEMKELYESCR, encoded by the coding sequence ATGAGGAAAAAGCGAACCCAGGAGAAACTGGAAAGGCACCAAAAGTTAACCACATATCTGCAGGAGAATCCGTTTTTAACAGACGAAGAGCTTGCCGACTTGCTGGCGGTAAGCGTCCCCACGGTCCGCCTGGACCGGCTTGAATTGGGAATTCCCGAACTGAGGGTGCGGACCAAAGAGGTTGCAGAACGGTTTTACGGGAAAATCCGGTCCCTCATGACAGGCGAACTGATTGGAGAACCCGTGGAAATCCAGATCGGAAAAAGGGGTGTTTCCGTACTTGAAGTAAGGAGGGACATGGTTTTTGCAAAAACGAAAATTCTGCGGGGCCACTACCTTTTTGCGCAGGCCAATTCCCTGGCCGTGGCTCTAATCAATGCCGAGGTGGTTTTAACCGGAAGTGCACGGGTCCGTTTCTTGAAACCTGTTTACTGGAAGGATAAGGTAACTGCCTGCGCCGAGGTGGTAACCCGGAAAGGAAACAGCTATCTGGTAAGGGTCAACTCGCGGGTAGGCAAGGAGGATGTTTTAAGGAGCCAGTTCACTGTTGTGGCAAAGGAGATGAAGGAGCTTTATGAAAGTTGCCGTTGA
- the plsX gene encoding phosphate acyltransferase PlsX, which yields MKVAVDAMGGDYAPEEIVKGAVEAVVKDGTQIILVGKKERVQAELNKYHYPPELISCVHAPESIEMDEEPVPAVRRKKNASLVVATRLVKERTAAAIVSAGNTGAQMAASLFELGRIPGVERPAIATVFPSPGGPKVLIDSGANVDCKARHLVQFACLGSIYAREVLGIESPRVALLNIGSEPNKGNEAVVEAFQILEKTKNLLFAGNLEGRDFFTGDVDVIVCDGFLGNVVLKLTEGLVAALFMMIRSELKKNPLRSLGGVLVKPGFREILRKLDYTEYGGAPLLGVQGISIICHGSSRAKAIRNAIRFAQEAARKNLLELVKKGLGGNLCESG from the coding sequence ATGAAAGTTGCCGTTGACGCCATGGGGGGTGATTATGCTCCTGAGGAAATTGTTAAAGGGGCGGTTGAAGCAGTCGTAAAAGACGGGACCCAGATTATCCTGGTGGGGAAAAAGGAAAGGGTTCAAGCGGAATTAAATAAATACCACTACCCTCCTGAGTTGATATCCTGCGTTCATGCACCTGAGAGCATCGAGATGGATGAGGAGCCTGTACCGGCGGTCCGGAGAAAAAAAAATGCCTCCCTTGTGGTTGCCACAAGGCTTGTCAAGGAGAGAACCGCAGCAGCAATTGTCTCCGCCGGAAACACCGGGGCTCAAATGGCAGCTTCACTTTTTGAATTGGGCCGGATTCCGGGAGTCGAAAGGCCGGCTATCGCCACTGTTTTCCCTTCTCCTGGAGGCCCCAAAGTCTTGATCGATTCCGGGGCAAATGTAGACTGTAAAGCCCGCCACCTCGTCCAATTTGCCTGTTTGGGGAGCATCTATGCCCGGGAAGTGCTCGGGATCGAAAGCCCGCGGGTTGCCCTCCTCAATATCGGAAGCGAACCGAACAAAGGAAACGAAGCGGTTGTAGAGGCATTCCAAATTTTAGAAAAGACAAAGAATCTTTTATTTGCGGGAAATCTTGAAGGACGTGATTTTTTCACAGGAGATGTTGATGTTATTGTCTGCGATGGTTTTCTTGGCAATGTTGTTTTAAAGCTCACAGAAGGCCTGGTTGCAGCACTTTTCATGATGATCAGGTCGGAACTCAAAAAAAATCCCCTCCGGTCGCTCGGGGGAGTTTTGGTAAAACCGGGGTTTCGTGAGATTTTGCGGAAACTGGATTATACGGAATACGGAGGTGCACCCCTTTTGGGAGTGCAGGGGATAAGCATTATCTGCCACGGCAGTTCCCGAGCCAAGGCAATCCGGAACGCGATTCGTTTTGCGCAGGAAGCTGCCCGGAAAAACCTTTTGGAACTTGTTAAAAAGGGATTAGGGGGAAATCTTTGTGAGTCAGGTTAA
- a CDS encoding ketoacyl-ACP synthase III: MRGVAITGLGKHLPDQRLTNSDLEKMVETSDEWILSRTGIKERRIAAPDEPSSSLALKAAEKALFEARVEPDQVDLIIVATVTPDMFFPSTACLVQAGLGATHAAAFDIEAACPGFIYACAAGSQFVATGMYNCVLVIGVDTLSKIVNWTDRSTCVLFGDGAGAAVLQPAPEHKGFLSFVLGADGTGEDFLKMPAGGSRFPASPETVASRLHTIHMNGNEVFKFAVRAMPEAALESLARAGLRADQVDLLIPHQANLRIIEAARKRMGLPPEKVFVNLEKYGNTSAASIPVALTEAVEEGKIREGSVVVLTAFGAGFTWAACTLRW, from the coding sequence ATGAGGGGTGTTGCAATCACAGGCCTGGGAAAACACCTGCCGGACCAGAGGCTTACAAACAGTGATTTAGAAAAAATGGTAGAAACAAGTGATGAATGGATTCTCTCGCGCACCGGAATCAAAGAAAGGCGGATTGCCGCACCGGATGAGCCCTCCTCAAGTCTGGCTTTAAAGGCTGCAGAAAAGGCCCTGTTCGAGGCAAGAGTTGAACCGGATCAGGTTGATTTGATTATCGTTGCAACTGTAACGCCGGACATGTTCTTCCCTTCCACAGCATGTCTGGTCCAGGCAGGTTTAGGGGCAACACATGCTGCAGCTTTTGACATCGAGGCAGCATGTCCGGGTTTCATTTATGCCTGTGCGGCAGGCTCCCAGTTCGTTGCCACAGGGATGTACAACTGCGTTCTGGTTATCGGAGTCGATACCCTAAGCAAGATTGTCAACTGGACAGACCGAAGCACCTGCGTTTTGTTCGGCGACGGAGCAGGAGCTGCGGTTCTCCAGCCTGCTCCTGAACATAAGGGATTTCTCTCTTTCGTTCTCGGCGCTGATGGAACGGGGGAAGATTTCCTCAAAATGCCTGCCGGCGGTTCCCGCTTTCCGGCCTCTCCCGAAACCGTTGCAAGCCGGCTCCATACCATCCACATGAACGGAAACGAAGTCTTCAAATTCGCGGTGCGGGCAATGCCCGAAGCGGCTCTGGAAAGCCTGGCCCGCGCCGGCCTCAGAGCCGACCAGGTGGATCTTTTGATCCCCCATCAGGCGAATCTGCGGATCATCGAAGCAGCACGTAAAAGGATGGGGCTTCCTCCGGAAAAAGTTTTTGTGAATCTGGAGAAATACGGAAACACTTCGGCAGCATCGATTCCCGTTGCCTTGACCGAAGCCGTCGAAGAGGGGAAAATCAGGGAGGGCTCCGTCGTTGTTTTAACAGCCTTCGGGGCTGGATTCACCTGGGCTGCGTGCACTTTGCGGTGGTAG
- the fabK gene encoding enoyl-[acyl-carrier-protein] reductase FabK → MLKTPLCDLLEIEYPILQGGMAWVATAELAAAVSQAGGLGIIGAGNAEPEAVRAEIRKAKSLTSRPFGVNIYYMSPHVEELIDLVITERVPVITTGAGNPGKHLPRLKEAGIKVIPVVASVALAKRLERTGVDALIAEGMECGGHIGEITTMALVPQIVDAVRIPVIAAGGIADGRGLAAALALGAVGVQIGTRFICASECVVHPNYKQAILKAGDRDTVVTGYPGHYVRVLRNKLARQFEELAKRGASPEEFQELGTNRLRAAVIEGDVETGSLMAGQSAALVKKIEPAEMVIKEIIQEAEEVIKRLGVLANG, encoded by the coding sequence ATGCTGAAAACACCTTTGTGCGATTTGCTTGAAATTGAATACCCCATTCTGCAGGGGGGGATGGCCTGGGTTGCGACGGCGGAACTGGCAGCCGCCGTCTCCCAGGCGGGGGGTTTGGGGATCATCGGAGCCGGCAACGCGGAGCCTGAAGCCGTCCGGGCCGAAATCAGGAAGGCAAAGTCTCTGACCAGCCGCCCCTTTGGAGTAAATATTTACTACATGTCGCCTCATGTAGAAGAACTGATCGATCTGGTTATTACCGAGAGGGTTCCCGTAATTACAACCGGGGCAGGCAATCCCGGCAAGCACCTCCCCCGCTTAAAAGAGGCGGGGATTAAGGTGATCCCCGTTGTAGCTTCTGTTGCCCTGGCAAAGCGTCTTGAACGCACTGGAGTAGACGCGCTCATTGCCGAGGGCATGGAATGCGGCGGCCACATTGGCGAAATCACAACGATGGCTCTGGTTCCCCAGATCGTGGATGCCGTGAGGATTCCGGTTATTGCCGCAGGCGGGATTGCCGATGGAAGAGGGCTGGCCGCTGCCCTTGCCCTCGGCGCGGTAGGTGTTCAAATAGGAACGCGCTTTATCTGCGCCTCCGAGTGTGTAGTGCATCCCAATTACAAACAGGCGATCCTCAAGGCCGGCGACAGAGATACGGTAGTCACAGGTTATCCCGGCCATTATGTGAGGGTTTTGAGAAACAAACTGGCACGCCAGTTCGAAGAACTGGCGAAACGCGGGGCCTCTCCTGAGGAGTTTCAAGAACTGGGGACAAATAGACTGCGAGCCGCTGTGATTGAGGGAGACGTTGAAACGGGATCTCTGATGGCGGGCCAAAGCGCTGCGCTTGTCAAAAAAATCGAGCCGGCTGAAATGGTTATTAAAGAAATTATCCAGGAGGCAGAGGAGGTCATCAAAAGACTCGGGGTGCTTGCAAATGGGTAA
- the fabD gene encoding ACP S-malonyltransferase: protein MGKRVFVFPGQGSQYVGMGAELFRSEPEAANVFRQAEQILGYPLARLCFEGPPETLNKTGFTQPAVFTTSIAAFEVLKKHGISCDAVAGHSVGEYSALVAADVLSFPDALKIVQKRAQLMEKALLEKQGGMAAILGLEREAVEEICRQARAKGVVQPANFNAPGQVVISGEKGGLEEAFVLARRAGAKKIIPLPVSGPFHSSFMEEAAQELALYLEQFSFSPPRVLYVANVNGSYVSNPAAIKSLLAEQVKSAVYWEESIKRLHLDGHRTFIEVGPGRVLSGLIKRIVSDARTFHVEDRTSLEKVLAQLRGTV from the coding sequence ATGGGTAAAAGGGTGTTTGTTTTCCCCGGCCAGGGTTCCCAGTACGTAGGGATGGGGGCGGAGCTTTTCAGGAGCGAGCCTGAAGCGGCGAATGTTTTCAGGCAGGCAGAGCAGATTTTAGGTTATCCGCTTGCCCGGTTATGTTTTGAGGGGCCGCCGGAAACTTTGAACAAAACCGGCTTTACGCAACCTGCCGTCTTCACGACAAGCATTGCTGCTTTTGAGGTTTTAAAAAAGCACGGGATTTCTTGCGATGCTGTTGCGGGTCACAGCGTGGGAGAATACTCCGCCCTTGTTGCAGCAGATGTTTTAAGCTTTCCCGATGCCTTAAAAATCGTCCAAAAGCGGGCCCAGTTAATGGAAAAGGCCCTTTTAGAAAAACAGGGCGGAATGGCTGCAATCCTCGGCCTTGAACGAGAAGCAGTAGAAGAAATCTGCCGCCAGGCTCGGGCGAAGGGAGTTGTGCAGCCGGCAAATTTCAATGCACCGGGGCAGGTTGTAATCTCAGGCGAAAAGGGGGGACTGGAGGAAGCCTTTGTTTTAGCACGCCGGGCCGGTGCAAAAAAAATCATTCCTCTGCCGGTAAGCGGCCCTTTTCATTCTTCTTTTATGGAGGAAGCGGCACAGGAACTGGCGCTCTATCTCGAGCAGTTTTCTTTTTCCCCGCCGCGGGTTCTTTATGTGGCAAATGTGAACGGAAGCTACGTCTCGAATCCGGCAGCAATCAAATCACTTCTGGCAGAGCAGGTTAAAAGTGCCGTTTACTGGGAAGAATCGATAAAAAGATTGCACCTGGATGGGCACCGTACTTTTATCGAAGTTGGGCCGGGCCGGGTTCTCTCCGGCTTAATTAAAAGGATCGTTTCCGATGCAAGGACCTTTCATGTTGAAGACAGAACTTCCCTGGAAAAGGTGCTTGCACAATTAAGGGGGACTGTTTAA
- the fabG gene encoding 3-oxoacyl-[acyl-carrier-protein] reductase produces the protein MILENRVALVTGASQGIGRAIALALARAGARVAVNFYPDQEEKAAQVVAEIEKLGGKGFTVPADVRSKPAVEEMVETIQKHFGSLDILVNNAGITRDQLLLRMKDQDWEDVLSTNLTGVFYCTRAALKLMLKQRWGRIINIASVIGVTGNAGQANYGAAKAGVIGFTKCVAREVATRGITVNAVAPGYIETEMTEKIPPEAKEELLRRIPLGRAGKPDDVAGVVVFLASPGADYITGQVIHVDGGMVI, from the coding sequence ATGATTTTAGAAAATCGGGTTGCTTTAGTAACGGGTGCTTCGCAGGGCATCGGGCGGGCAATTGCTCTGGCTCTGGCTCGGGCAGGCGCCCGGGTAGCGGTGAATTTTTACCCGGACCAGGAGGAAAAAGCCGCGCAGGTTGTAGCCGAAATCGAAAAACTGGGCGGGAAAGGTTTTACGGTTCCTGCAGATGTCAGGAGCAAGCCGGCTGTGGAAGAAATGGTGGAAACGATCCAGAAACATTTCGGCAGCCTTGACATCCTCGTTAACAACGCGGGAATTACAAGGGATCAGTTGCTCCTCCGGATGAAGGATCAGGACTGGGAAGATGTTCTCTCCACCAATTTAACCGGGGTGTTTTACTGCACCCGTGCCGCTTTAAAGCTGATGCTCAAGCAGCGGTGGGGAAGGATTATCAACATTGCCTCGGTAATAGGAGTTACAGGCAACGCGGGGCAGGCTAATTACGGCGCGGCAAAGGCAGGAGTCATCGGCTTCACAAAATGCGTTGCCCGGGAGGTGGCCACGCGGGGGATTACCGTAAACGCCGTGGCACCAGGTTACATTGAAACAGAAATGACCGAAAAAATACCGCCGGAAGCAAAAGAGGAACTGCTGCGGAGAATTCCCCTGGGAAGAGCCGGAAAGCCGGATGATGTTGCCGGAGTGGTTGTATTTTTAGCTTCTCCTGGTGCAGATTATATTACCGGGCAGGTAATACATGTCGATGGAGGAATGGTCATATGA
- the acpP gene encoding acyl carrier protein: protein MAEYDEKAIFEKVKSIIVEQLGVEEDDVTPETTFEELNADSLDIVELIMALEEEFDLEIPDEEAEKILTVGAAVEYIKENQ, encoded by the coding sequence ATGGCCGAGTATGATGAAAAGGCAATTTTTGAAAAGGTGAAATCGATCATTGTGGAGCAGCTTGGTGTGGAGGAAGATGATGTTACTCCCGAGACCACTTTTGAAGAACTGAACGCAGACTCTCTGGACATTGTAGAACTAATCATGGCACTGGAAGAGGAGTTCGATCTGGAGATTCCCGACGAGGAAGCTGAAAAAATCCTCACCGTAGGAGCAGCCGTCGAATATATCAAAGAGAATCAGTAA
- the fabF gene encoding beta-ketoacyl-ACP synthase II, whose product MAKVTREQVVVTGLGVVSPVGIGKESFWSSLVQGRSGVGTITRFDPSSFASRIAAEVKDFNPEAYLEKKEAKRMDRFTQFGVAAAKLALEDAALDLEKEDLDRVGVFIGSGIGGIETLEEQLRLLIAKGPSRISPFFVPMMISNMAAGQIAICLGPKGPNMTLVTACASGTNAIGEAFRVLQRGEADVMLAGGTEAPITPIALGGFCAMRAMSTRNDEPARASRPFDRQRDGLVIGEGAGVLVLETLSHALARKARIYCEISGYGTTADAYHITAPDPDGAGAARAIRLALLDANISPESVDYINAHGTSTELNDRIETLAIKNVLGEHAYRIPVSSIKSMIGHLMGAAGAVEAIATVLTIASDLVPPTINYEFPDPECDLDYVPNQARAHSVRVALSNSFGFGGHNAVLVFQKFQSD is encoded by the coding sequence ATGGCTAAGGTCACAAGGGAACAAGTCGTTGTTACGGGCCTTGGTGTAGTTTCCCCGGTTGGGATTGGTAAAGAATCTTTCTGGTCTTCCCTGGTGCAGGGGAGATCCGGTGTGGGCACCATCACACGCTTCGATCCTTCTTCTTTTGCCAGCCGAATTGCCGCGGAAGTTAAGGACTTTAACCCCGAAGCTTACCTGGAGAAGAAGGAAGCAAAGAGAATGGACCGTTTCACCCAGTTCGGAGTCGCAGCTGCAAAACTCGCGTTAGAAGATGCTGCACTTGATCTGGAAAAAGAAGACTTAGATCGGGTGGGTGTTTTTATCGGCTCCGGAATCGGTGGAATTGAAACCCTTGAAGAACAGCTGCGCCTCCTCATCGCCAAAGGACCCAGCCGGATCAGTCCCTTTTTTGTCCCCATGATGATCAGCAACATGGCTGCAGGGCAGATCGCCATTTGCCTGGGACCGAAAGGACCAAACATGACGCTTGTAACCGCCTGCGCCTCGGGGACAAACGCCATAGGGGAGGCCTTTCGGGTCCTGCAAAGGGGAGAGGCAGATGTGATGCTTGCCGGGGGAACGGAGGCTCCCATCACTCCAATTGCCCTCGGCGGCTTCTGCGCAATGCGTGCCATGTCCACCCGTAATGACGAACCTGCCCGCGCCAGCCGCCCCTTTGATCGGCAAAGAGACGGCCTGGTGATTGGGGAAGGAGCAGGAGTTCTGGTTCTTGAAACTCTATCCCACGCCCTGGCAAGAAAAGCAAGGATTTATTGCGAAATTTCAGGATATGGAACCACAGCAGATGCTTACCACATCACCGCTCCCGATCCCGACGGTGCCGGAGCCGCCCGCGCCATAAGGCTAGCCCTGCTTGATGCCAACATATCCCCCGAAAGCGTGGATTACATTAACGCGCATGGCACTTCTACAGAGTTAAATGATAGAATAGAAACCCTGGCGATCAAAAACGTCCTGGGAGAGCACGCCTACCGGATTCCGGTCAGCTCAATCAAGTCCATGATCGGGCACCTGATGGGGGCGGCGGGAGCTGTTGAAGCAATCGCGACAGTTCTCACGATTGCCAGCGATTTGGTTCCGCCAACGATTAACTACGAGTTTCCGGACCCCGAGTGCGACCTGGACTATGTCCCCAATCAGGCGCGGGCGCATTCCGTCAGGGTTGCACTTTCTAATTCCTTTGGTTTTGGCGGTCACAATGCAGTTCTGGTTTTTCAAAAATTTCAGAGCGATTAA
- a CDS encoding ribonuclease III, whose translation MEINSRRKLDQFQKIINIRFNRPELLERALTHPSYAAEHTGGKNHNQRLEFLGDAILSSVIADYLYHHYPEQPEGQLTKMRAAVVCEPTLARLAAHLKLGNYLRLGRGEELSGGRTRPSNLADALEALTGAIFLDQGWERVRDFIYNLFKEEIEKTARGFYPDYKTSLQELIQQQNNGKLQYVVLSESGPDHAKQFTSGVIWRGQMLGRGSGKSKKEAEQQAARAALEYLKNQKVKKS comes from the coding sequence ATGGAAATAAACAGCCGCAGAAAGCTGGACCAGTTCCAAAAAATAATAAACATCCGCTTCAACCGGCCAGAGCTTCTCGAAAGGGCGCTCACCCACCCTTCTTATGCTGCCGAACATACCGGAGGAAAAAACCATAACCAGCGGCTGGAATTCCTCGGCGATGCCATTTTAAGTTCGGTTATTGCCGATTATCTCTACCACCATTATCCCGAACAGCCGGAAGGCCAGCTTACAAAAATGAGGGCAGCGGTTGTGTGCGAGCCTACCCTTGCCCGGCTGGCCGCACATCTTAAGCTGGGAAACTACCTTCGTCTCGGGCGGGGGGAAGAGCTTTCGGGAGGAAGAACGCGCCCTTCCAATCTTGCCGATGCCCTGGAGGCTCTTACAGGAGCTATTTTCCTGGATCAGGGTTGGGAAAGGGTCCGTGATTTTATATATAATTTATTTAAAGAAGAAATTGAAAAAACGGCGCGGGGTTTTTATCCGGACTATAAAACATCTCTGCAAGAACTCATTCAGCAGCAGAATAATGGAAAGCTGCAGTACGTTGTTTTATCTGAATCCGGGCCCGATCACGCAAAGCAATTTACTTCGGGAGTCATCTGGCGCGGCCAGATGCTGGGGAGGGGGAGTGGAAAATCAAAAAAGGAGGCCGAACAACAGGCGGCAAGGGCTGCCCTGGAGTACCTGAAGAACCAGAAGGTTAAAAAATCCTGA
- a CDS encoding stage V sporulation protein S produces MEVLKVSAQSNPKSVAGALTAVLREKGTAEIQAVGAGAVNQAVKAIAITRGFIAPNGIDLVAVPAFVEITIDGEERTAIKFIVEPR; encoded by the coding sequence GTGGAAGTGCTCAAAGTTTCTGCTCAATCGAATCCTAAATCAGTTGCGGGTGCACTTACTGCTGTTTTAAGGGAAAAAGGAACCGCGGAAATTCAGGCTGTAGGTGCTGGCGCTGTAAATCAAGCTGTAAAAGCAATCGCGATAACCAGAGGCTTTATTGCCCCCAATGGCATCGACCTTGTTGCAGTACCGGCTTTCGTGGAAATTACAATTGACGGTGAGGAGCGAACGGCGATTAAATTCATTGTGGAGCCCAGATAA